Within Desulfofalx alkaliphila DSM 12257, the genomic segment TTCGTCTGGTGGGTTTCATACCCATGTGTGCTGAAAGCGTTGATATATAAGGGTTTTCAGCTCTCTCAATCTTTTACCCTCGACATCAATGTAACGCACTTAACGTGATGTACTTAGGCTATTCTACACATCTTTTTCAGTAAGGATAACGCTTGTGTAGACGTAAATTGTCATCATTTTTGTCAATTCACTATATCTTTTTTGATTAGGCTATTAAATGTGAATTAATATTTCATCAATTTGTTTTTCATGTATTCTAAAAAATCATCTATCGGTTTATCATTCCACTTCTTATTATGTACTGCACGATGACAATTTGCACACAGCATAATTAAGTCTTTCTTTCTAGTCATCCTTTTTCCCATATATAGTGGTAAAATATGATGTGCTTCAATAAAATCAATCTCATATGTTTTCTTGAATGAAAAGTTACACGCTTCACAAAAAAGTTCCCCATGCCTTTTAAGAAATTCCTTCTTTGCAATATTTATTATTTCTGGATTACGTTCAATTTGATAATGAATACGATGGCGTCTCATTCCTTCGACAGTTTCATACTCATTTACTATTTCATTATCATGAGTCCGAGCATCAATCCTATCAAACTTTCTACTGTATATCATAAATGCTTCTTGTAAAGAATCTTTCACTTCCCAAATAAATAGTTCCTTCTCATAATATCCCTTAAAAAAATGACTCCAGTACCTTTCCTTTTTACTGTTTTTCCTCACATCAGCTACAAATGTATAACCTTTTTTTCTTAGCCGTTTAACTGTTTGAGCCATAGATGAATTATATACTTGATATGGACGTCCAGTTATTTCCGATATTTGTTTGGCGGATCCTTTACCACCCATTTCAACCACTAAGACATAGATGGCTTCAAGTAAGACAGGAGTAAAACAGTCTTTCTCTTGTAACATCTGAATCCACTCATCGACAGTACAATTTTTTGCATTTGTTGGATAGTAATCTAATTTTTTTTGCATATAAATCACCTACCATTTTTTATATTCTCAATTCGCATAGTAAACCTTATCTATCCAAAAACTCTTGAAACAACTAGTTTATTAATCAATTCGTCTTTTGGAACTATACTTTTTATCTTTCCGTTTCACCCCATTCTTCCCTTTCACAACATTACTTCTCTTTTTCTTTTCCTCTTGTACCGCTTCAAATTGTTCTTTTGAAATAATTGCTGGATGGTTATTTTCTGAAACATAATGTTCTTGGTGTTCTCCCGCATTAAGTAGCCTAACTACACCGATATATTTCTCATTGCTCAGCATGACATCAATCGTTCGTTTACTCCAATTTTCTTTTCCGGTTGGGGTTTTTATTCCTCGTTTTTCTAACTCTCGCTTTATACCAATAATACTAAACCCGCGCAAATACAGTTCAAAAGTTAATCGGACATTTTTAGCTTCATCTTCCTTAATGATCAGTTCTCCATCTATATCATTTTCATAACCGTAACATTTTCGGTTATATAATTTTGATGTGCCTTGTGCCGCACGACGTCTATAACCCCATTTAATATTTTCACTACGAGATTCATTTTCTGCTTGGGCAATGGATTCAATAATGGAAATCATCATTTCACTATCCGTATCGGCTGTATCTAATCCTTCTTGTTCAAAAATAACACGAACTCCATGTTCCTTCAGTTTATTCAGTGATTCTAGCACTTCAACTGTATCACGACCAAAGCGGCTAATATTTTTAGTGATAACAATTTCAATGTTTTTCGCCTGACAATCTTCTAACATACGAATAAATTCTATTCTTTTTGAACCAGACTTTCCTGATGCAATATCTATATATGTATCAACAAGCAACCAATTCGGAGTGACGGCTGTTAACCTGGTAAGTGCAGATACTTGGTTTGTTAAACTATTTAATTGTTCCATGCTGTTCGAACTGACTCGACAATATATCCCCACACGTTTCTCTCGTTGTACAGGTCTTGGTGGAATAAAATGAACCCTTCGATTTTCAGACATTTTCTTTATCCTCCAGAAATCATATTGAAAATACCATACTTAGACTAATCACATTCAATGTATTTTCGGCAATATTAGTTAGTCTAAATATAACACGAGTTCCTTCAATTATCTATCCTGTCAACTCCCCTATCCAAAATCTAATCTGTCAACTCAACCCCATTTTCCAGCTCTTCCAACACCAATAACAAAAAGGGTTTCACCTATTTTTTTGTATAAAACAAACTTAGGTAAAACCCTATAAACCTTATTCTATCAACACTTCAACCCTTCTTATTCATCCACCCTAGACATCAATGCTACCAACTCCACATGCAACGAGCGGGGTGGATTGATGTCTTTTACATTGTCGGTAGTCGGAAACACGTCATCGCCACTTTTTGCACTATCGGTAGGCGGGAACATAT encodes:
- a CDS encoding HNH endonuclease encodes the protein MQKKLDYYPTNAKNCTVDEWIQMLQEKDCFTPVLLEAIYVLVVEMGGKGSAKQISEITGRPYQVYNSSMAQTVKRLRKKGYTFVADVRKNSKKERYWSHFFKGYYEKELFIWEVKDSLQEAFMIYSRKFDRIDARTHDNEIVNEYETVEGMRRHRIHYQIERNPEIINIAKKEFLKRHGELFCEACNFSFKKTYEIDFIEAHHILPLYMGKRMTRKKDLIMLCANCHRAVHNKKWNDKPIDDFLEYMKNKLMKY
- a CDS encoding recombinase family protein, translating into MSENRRVHFIPPRPVQREKRVGIYCRVSSNSMEQLNSLTNQVSALTRLTAVTPNWLLVDTYIDIASGKSGSKRIEFIRMLEDCQAKNIEIVITKNISRFGRDTVEVLESLNKLKEHGVRVIFEQEGLDTADTDSEMMISIIESIAQAENESRSENIKWGYRRRAAQGTSKLYNRKCYGYENDIDGELIIKEDEAKNVRLTFELYLRGFSIIGIKRELEKRGIKTPTGKENWSKRTIDVMLSNEKYIGVVRLLNAGEHQEHYVSENNHPAIISKEQFEAVQEEKKKRSNVVKGKNGVKRKDKKYSSKRRID